From the genome of Deinococcus sp. JMULE3, one region includes:
- a CDS encoding transposase has product MEPTDLTEQQWATLSSLLPTNPRRGHASTDHRTVLNGIL; this is encoded by the coding sequence ATGGAACCGACGGATCTCACCGAACAGCAGTGGGCGACCCTCTCCTCACTGCTGCCTACCAACCCCAGACGTGGACACGCCTCTACAGATCATCGGACCGTCCTGAACGGCATCCTGTAA